One stretch of Burkholderia oklahomensis C6786 DNA includes these proteins:
- a CDS encoding glycosyltransferase — MFDLFLENRSLLDINGGVLLVVLLLTLLGKRERAVDRILFGGVTVVLLVVYLIWRATQTLPEPRMDFPSVWAHVFFGFECMALAYTLISVVVLSRTTDHTLDADAGEAALRRAAKAPRVDIFIATYNEGLDILEKTVVSALAIDYPDFRVWVLDDTRRDWLKAFCEQVGAHYVTRADNTHAKAGNLNNGLRRSAQSEDGGAPYIMVLDADFAPHRKILLRTIGLFSDPAVGVVQTPQFYYNADPVQYNLRSTECWVDEQRAFFDVMQPAKDAWGTAFCIGTSFVVRRDLVELIGGFPTGTVTEDIHLTYRLLPHGYVTRWLNERLSVGLSAEGLPEYISQRSRWGLGTIQVALTRDGPLRGRGYTFTERLHYVHGMLHWLSRPFTLMLLLGPLLYWYFDVPTLYGEPMQFLAYGLPALIGYWGYSMWITGRRALPIFTEVTQIVCALAVSASLASAIVRPFGRPFKVTNKGLDRSKLVVHGKFVALYASLIGLSALGLGRALLVDPASPGLVFNSVWTSVSLALYLASLLVCVELPRPRKEERFPYRVRALLRLGEQEYSVTTHDLSCNGAAVTTPLAPSLPVGSEGALWLEQTGWIPCRIARRQGSLVGVALHADIAARHCLIRMLFGDPPHNVAAQGQPRLALSRLMQRALSG; from the coding sequence ATGTTCGATCTCTTTCTCGAAAACCGGTCATTGCTCGACATCAACGGCGGCGTGCTGCTGGTCGTGCTGCTGCTGACGCTGCTCGGCAAGCGCGAGCGCGCCGTCGACCGCATCCTGTTCGGCGGCGTCACCGTCGTGCTGCTCGTCGTCTATCTGATCTGGCGCGCGACCCAGACGCTGCCCGAGCCTCGCATGGACTTCCCGAGCGTGTGGGCGCACGTCTTCTTCGGCTTCGAGTGCATGGCGCTCGCCTACACGCTCATCTCCGTCGTCGTGCTTTCCCGCACTACCGACCACACGCTCGACGCCGATGCCGGCGAAGCCGCGCTGCGGCGCGCCGCGAAGGCGCCGCGCGTCGACATCTTCATCGCCACGTACAACGAAGGGCTGGACATCCTGGAGAAGACCGTCGTCTCGGCGCTCGCGATCGACTATCCGGACTTCCGCGTCTGGGTGCTCGACGACACGCGCCGCGACTGGCTCAAGGCATTCTGCGAGCAGGTGGGCGCGCATTACGTCACGCGCGCGGACAACACGCACGCGAAGGCCGGCAATCTCAACAACGGGCTGCGCCGGAGCGCGCAGAGCGAAGACGGCGGCGCGCCCTACATCATGGTGCTCGACGCCGATTTCGCGCCTCACCGGAAGATCCTGCTGCGCACGATCGGCCTCTTTTCCGATCCGGCAGTCGGCGTCGTGCAAACGCCGCAGTTCTACTACAACGCCGATCCCGTGCAGTACAACCTGCGCTCGACCGAATGCTGGGTCGACGAGCAGCGCGCGTTCTTCGACGTCATGCAGCCCGCCAAGGATGCGTGGGGCACGGCATTCTGCATCGGCACCTCGTTCGTCGTGCGGCGCGATCTGGTCGAGCTGATCGGCGGCTTCCCCACCGGCACGGTCACCGAGGACATCCACCTGACCTATCGGCTGCTGCCGCACGGCTATGTGACGCGCTGGCTCAACGAGCGGCTCTCGGTCGGGCTGTCGGCCGAAGGGCTGCCGGAGTACATCAGCCAGCGCAGCCGCTGGGGGCTCGGCACGATCCAGGTCGCCCTCACGCGGGACGGCCCGTTGCGCGGCCGCGGCTACACGTTCACCGAGCGGCTGCACTACGTGCACGGGATGCTGCACTGGCTGAGCCGCCCCTTCACATTGATGCTGCTGCTCGGGCCGCTGCTGTACTGGTACTTCGACGTCCCGACGCTGTACGGCGAGCCGATGCAGTTCCTCGCGTACGGCCTGCCCGCGCTGATCGGCTACTGGGGCTACAGCATGTGGATCACCGGGCGGCGCGCGCTGCCGATCTTCACCGAGGTCACGCAGATCGTCTGTGCGCTGGCAGTCAGCGCGTCGCTCGCGAGCGCGATCGTCCGGCCGTTCGGGCGGCCCTTCAAGGTGACGAACAAAGGGCTGGACCGCTCGAAGCTCGTCGTCCATGGCAAGTTCGTGGCGCTCTACGCGAGCCTGATCGGGCTGTCGGCGCTCGGGCTGGGGCGCGCGCTGCTGGTCGATCCGGCGTCGCCGGGACTGGTGTTCAACTCGGTGTGGACCAGCGTTTCGCTCGCGCTCTACCTCGCGTCGCTGCTGGTGTGCGTGGAATTGCCGCGACCTCGCAAGGAGGAGCGCTTCCCGTATCGCGTGCGTGCGCTGCTGCGCTTGGGCGAACAGGAATATTCCGTCACCACGCACGATCTGTCGTGCAACGGCGCCGCCGTGACGACCCCGCTCGCGCCGTCCCTGCCCGTCGGCAGCGAAGGCGCGCTGTGGCTCGAGCAAACCGGCTGGATACCGTGCCGCATCGCGCGCCGCCAGGGCTCGCTGGTCGGCGTCGCGCTCCATGCGGACATCGCGGCGCGGCACTGCCTGATCCGCATGCTGTTCGGCGATCCGCCGCACAACGTTGCCGCGCAGGGCCAGCCGCGGCTCGCCCTCTCGCGCCTGATGCAGCGCGCGCTGTCGGGCTGA
- a CDS encoding efflux transporter outer membrane subunit — protein sequence MRSPPFPSPPLRVLPIALALGIAACSMEPTYKRPDAPIPSAYPSGPAYSAPGGPATPQSGPAAPDLGWRNFFVDAQLQQLIARALANNRDLRIATLNIDEARALYRIRRAAQFPAIDANAGLTSERLSPALRAPGQSALINTYAASVGLTNFELDVFGRVRSLSHAAQEQYLATEEARRSVHISLVAEVANTYLTLLADRALLKLAQDTLKSQQDAAEMIHRGKQAGAMAQLDEHRADTQVQTAQVAVEQFTRQVAQDENALILLTGGPLPSGVSSAAPLDSQTLLAEFPAGLPSTLLERRPDIMAAEHRLIAANANIGAARAAFFPRITLTGALGVASASLAGLFSGGVAWLFAPQLTLPIFNAGSNRANLDLATVRRDINVANYERTIQGAFREVSDSMAARGTYEREAKAQETMIRDLSETKRLAEMRFRNGVDDYFGVFDAQRQLFTAQQSLVTYKLAGLTSRVTLYKALGGGWLESTGPATAQLQPQQRTQARSQPQTQPQMQSSRLLVQTQSQMQSQPQMQTQPQMQTQSQMQTQPQMQTQPQMQPQTHPQTQPQPQPQPQMQTQPPIQQ from the coding sequence ATGCGAAGCCCACCGTTTCCCTCGCCTCCGTTGCGCGTGCTGCCCATCGCGCTCGCGCTCGGGATAGCCGCCTGCTCGATGGAGCCCACCTACAAGCGCCCCGATGCGCCCATCCCGTCCGCGTATCCGAGCGGCCCCGCCTATTCCGCGCCGGGCGGCCCGGCGACGCCGCAAAGCGGCCCGGCCGCGCCCGATCTCGGCTGGCGGAATTTCTTCGTCGACGCCCAATTGCAGCAATTGATCGCGCGGGCGCTCGCCAATAACCGCGACCTGCGCATCGCGACGCTCAACATCGACGAAGCGCGCGCGCTGTATCGGATCCGGCGCGCCGCCCAGTTTCCCGCGATCGACGCCAACGCCGGGCTCACCAGTGAGCGCTTGAGCCCCGCCCTGCGCGCGCCGGGCCAGTCTGCGCTGATCAACACGTATGCGGCGAGCGTCGGCCTCACGAATTTCGAGCTCGACGTGTTCGGCCGCGTGCGCAGCCTGAGCCATGCCGCGCAGGAGCAATACCTGGCGACGGAGGAAGCGCGGCGAAGCGTCCACATCAGCCTGGTGGCCGAAGTGGCGAACACCTACCTGACCTTGCTGGCCGACCGCGCGCTGCTCAAGCTCGCGCAGGACACGCTCAAGAGCCAGCAGGACGCGGCCGAGATGATCCATCGCGGCAAGCAGGCGGGCGCGATGGCGCAGCTCGACGAACACCGCGCCGACACTCAGGTGCAGACCGCGCAGGTCGCCGTCGAGCAATTCACGCGGCAGGTCGCGCAGGACGAGAACGCGCTGATCCTGCTGACCGGCGGACCGTTGCCGAGCGGAGTGTCGAGCGCGGCGCCGCTCGACAGCCAGACGCTGCTGGCGGAGTTTCCGGCCGGCCTGCCGTCGACGCTGCTCGAGCGCCGCCCCGACATCATGGCCGCCGAGCATCGGCTCATCGCCGCGAATGCGAACATCGGCGCGGCGCGCGCGGCGTTCTTCCCGAGAATCACGCTCACGGGCGCGCTGGGCGTGGCGAGCGCGAGCCTGGCCGGGCTGTTCTCCGGCGGCGTGGCGTGGCTGTTCGCCCCGCAGTTGACCCTGCCGATCTTCAACGCGGGCAGCAACCGGGCGAACCTCGATCTGGCGACGGTGCGCCGCGACATCAACGTCGCCAATTACGAACGCACGATCCAGGGCGCGTTCCGCGAGGTCTCCGACAGCATGGCCGCGCGCGGCACCTACGAGCGGGAAGCGAAAGCGCAGGAGACGATGATCCGCGATTTGAGCGAGACCAAGCGCCTCGCCGAAATGCGGTTCCGCAACGGCGTCGACGATTACTTCGGCGTGTTCGACGCGCAGCGCCAGCTCTTTACCGCGCAGCAGTCGCTCGTGACCTACAAGCTCGCGGGCCTGACGAGCCGCGTGACGCTTTACAAGGCGCTGGGCGGAGGCTGGCTCGAATCGACGGGCCCGGCGACGGCGCAGTTGCAGCCGCAACAGCGGACGCAGGCGCGTTCCCAACCTCAAACGCAACCGCAAATGCAATCGTCGCGATTGCTGGTGCAGACGCAATCGCAAATGCAGTCGCAGCCGCAAATGCAGACGCAACCTCAAATGCAAACGCAATCTCAGATGCAAACGCAGCCGCAAATGCAAACGCAACCGCAAATGCAACCGCAAACGCATCCGCAAACGCAACCTCAGCCGCAACCGCAACCTCAGATGCAAACGCAACCGCCAATACAGCAGTAA
- a CDS encoding methyl-accepting chemotaxis protein: MNVPLFRRASVGARLAALSSALFALLFAAFVWALTHAAGGQVADQVHARIDEKDRSIAAMIALFDEALTAEASRAMTLFASFLPPGYALDPARTIDIAGVATPALTAGGQTLNLDFSIPDQFLQKSGAIATIFARNGDDFVRVTTSLKKQDGSRAIGTLLDRKGPAYAPLMAGRTYTGLATLFGKRYITQYKPVTDASGAIVGALFVGIDVGAEMRLVENGIRQLKIGERGYYFVLDASSGPTRGNLIVHPERAGQRADDAAAPYAQMLAAKEGQLSYTSTDSAAGDGGPRAKFVSFVTVPQWQWLVGGIAIDDEVMADMRATRNRFAAIGCAFVLAFAALFVAVVKRVVSKPLDAAAHASERFAAGDLSARIAARGAHDGADGPHASGRGDEIGRLVRAVDGIGDGLARIVAQVRRGAADIAHGTVTIAAGSSDMAARIATQASSVEQTAASMEQITAAVQQNADHAAQASALATGASSAATTGGAAVQRVVATMGDIQGVARKIAEITGVIEGIAFQTNILALNAAVEAARAGEHGKGFAVVASEVRALAQRSAAAAKEIDALVDESASTVEHGFRIAEDARTAMQDIVARVDQVRAIIAEISAASREQSSGIEQVNLAVTQIGAATQQNATLIADAERAAAALRDEAAQLAHAVSVFKLAADEGAQRARGAPAYADTH, encoded by the coding sequence ATGAACGTGCCCCTCTTCCGGCGCGCGAGCGTCGGCGCACGCCTCGCCGCGTTGTCCAGCGCACTCTTCGCCCTTCTCTTCGCCGCGTTCGTCTGGGCGCTGACCCACGCCGCCGGCGGCCAGGTCGCCGACCAGGTCCACGCGCGGATCGACGAGAAAGACCGCTCGATCGCCGCGATGATCGCGCTCTTCGACGAGGCGCTGACCGCCGAGGCGAGCCGCGCGATGACGCTCTTCGCCAGCTTCCTGCCGCCCGGCTACGCGCTCGATCCCGCACGGACGATCGACATCGCGGGCGTCGCGACGCCCGCGCTCACCGCCGGCGGCCAGACGCTGAACCTCGATTTCTCGATTCCCGACCAGTTCCTGCAGAAGAGCGGCGCGATCGCGACGATCTTCGCGCGCAACGGCGACGATTTCGTCCGCGTGACGACGTCGCTGAAAAAGCAGGACGGCAGCCGCGCGATCGGCACGCTGCTCGACCGCAAGGGCCCCGCGTACGCGCCGCTGATGGCCGGCCGGACTTACACCGGTCTCGCGACGCTGTTCGGCAAACGTTACATCACCCAATACAAGCCGGTCACGGACGCGAGCGGCGCGATCGTCGGCGCGCTCTTCGTCGGGATCGACGTCGGCGCGGAGATGCGGCTCGTCGAGAACGGCATCCGCCAGTTGAAGATCGGCGAGCGCGGCTATTACTTCGTGCTCGACGCGTCGAGCGGCCCGACCCGCGGCAATCTGATCGTCCATCCGGAGCGCGCCGGCCAGCGCGCCGACGACGCGGCCGCGCCGTATGCGCAGATGCTTGCCGCGAAGGAAGGCCAGTTGTCTTACACGTCGACCGATAGCGCCGCGGGCGACGGCGGGCCGCGCGCGAAGTTCGTGTCGTTCGTCACGGTTCCGCAGTGGCAGTGGCTCGTCGGCGGCATCGCGATCGACGACGAAGTGATGGCCGACATGCGCGCGACCCGCAACCGATTCGCCGCGATCGGCTGCGCGTTCGTGCTCGCGTTCGCGGCGCTGTTCGTCGCGGTCGTCAAGCGCGTCGTCAGCAAGCCGCTCGACGCGGCCGCGCACGCGTCCGAGCGCTTCGCGGCGGGCGACCTGAGCGCGCGGATCGCCGCGCGCGGCGCGCACGACGGCGCAGACGGGCCGCACGCGAGCGGCCGCGGCGACGAGATCGGCCGGCTCGTGCGCGCGGTCGACGGCATCGGCGACGGCCTCGCGCGGATCGTCGCGCAGGTGCGGCGCGGCGCGGCCGACATCGCGCACGGCACCGTGACGATCGCGGCCGGCAGCAGCGACATGGCCGCGCGGATCGCGACGCAGGCGAGCAGCGTCGAGCAGACGGCCGCGAGCATGGAGCAGATCACGGCGGCCGTTCAGCAGAACGCCGACCACGCGGCGCAGGCGAGCGCGCTCGCGACGGGCGCGTCGTCCGCCGCGACGACGGGCGGCGCGGCCGTGCAGCGCGTCGTCGCGACGATGGGCGACATCCAGGGCGTCGCGCGCAAGATCGCGGAAATCACCGGCGTGATCGAGGGGATCGCATTCCAGACCAACATCCTCGCGCTGAACGCGGCCGTCGAGGCGGCACGCGCGGGCGAGCACGGCAAGGGCTTCGCGGTCGTCGCGTCCGAGGTGCGCGCGCTCGCGCAGCGCAGCGCCGCGGCGGCGAAGGAGATCGACGCGCTCGTCGACGAATCGGCGTCGACGGTCGAGCACGGCTTCCGGATCGCCGAAGACGCGCGCACGGCGATGCAGGACATCGTCGCGCGCGTCGATCAGGTGCGCGCGATCATCGCCGAGATCAGCGCGGCGTCGCGCGAGCAGTCGAGCGGGATCGAGCAGGTGAATCTCGCGGTCACGCAGATCGGCGCGGCGACGCAGCAGAACGCGACGCTGATCGCCGATGCCGAGCGCGCGGCCGCCGCGCTGCGCGACGAGGCCGCGCAGCTCGCGCACGCGGTCAGCGTGTTCAAGCTCGCGGCGGATGAAGGCGCGCAGCGGGCGCGCGGAGCGCCCGCGTACGCCGACACGCACTGA
- a CDS encoding APC family permease encodes MTALDKLWQFLFGKPLDPLDPRTRHAIAVTPILAWVGLGADGLSSSCYGPEEAFLALGQHTPLALFLALATAATVFIIALGYNQVIELFPTGGGGYRVATALLGPKPGLVSGAALLVDYVLTVATSLASGVDAFFSLLPVGAQAFKLTTELTLIVLMTGLNFRGMKESIMVLLPIFVGFVALHFCLIVYGVAVHGDHLAAVVPDALGEAHGMSHTLGPIVMIALLMRAFSLGGGTYTGLEAVSNNVNMLAEPRVPSGKVTMFYMATSLAFTAGGIILLYMLWHAKPVEGQTLNAVVFGNVIDHLGLGSSFARHALLAAVLAFEAGLLLVGAQTGFLDGPAVLSNMASDSWVPRHFRDLSTRLVRQNGIVVMGVASLLILWWTHGNVDILVVLYSINVFLTFSMSLLGLCTYWWRRRREDAGWLKHFALSALGLSVTSVVLVITLVEKFTAGGWLTVLVTSAVIAACLLIRRHYSDTRAQLAKEDALFGDAPPAVDDAAAPGKPDPAQPTAVLLVGKHRGASMHALLWVNRLFPGHFRNVIFLAVGEVDAKSYDGEEHLERLRRTITSSLDYYVAHCRRHGIAADYRIAFGTHPIVEFMRLAEETMDEFPNSVCFASKLIFRRVNFLTAWLHNQTPVELQARLHQQGRQMVLLPMNVG; translated from the coding sequence ATGACTGCGCTCGACAAGTTGTGGCAGTTCCTGTTCGGCAAGCCGCTCGATCCGCTCGACCCGCGCACGCGGCATGCGATCGCCGTCACGCCGATCCTCGCGTGGGTCGGGCTCGGCGCCGACGGGCTGTCGTCGTCGTGTTACGGCCCGGAGGAAGCCTTCCTCGCGCTCGGCCAGCACACGCCGCTCGCCCTCTTCCTCGCGCTTGCGACGGCCGCCACCGTGTTCATCATCGCGCTCGGCTACAACCAGGTCATCGAGCTGTTTCCGACGGGCGGCGGAGGCTACCGCGTCGCGACCGCGCTGCTCGGTCCGAAGCCCGGGCTCGTGTCGGGCGCGGCGCTCCTCGTCGACTATGTGCTGACCGTCGCGACGTCGCTCGCGAGCGGCGTCGATGCGTTCTTCAGCCTGCTGCCCGTCGGCGCGCAAGCGTTCAAGCTCACGACCGAGCTCACGCTGATCGTGCTGATGACGGGCCTCAACTTCCGCGGGATGAAGGAATCGATCATGGTGCTGCTGCCGATCTTCGTCGGCTTCGTCGCGCTGCACTTCTGCCTCATCGTCTACGGCGTCGCGGTGCACGGCGACCACCTCGCCGCCGTCGTGCCCGACGCGCTCGGCGAAGCGCACGGGATGTCGCACACGCTCGGCCCGATCGTGATGATCGCGCTGCTGATGCGCGCGTTCTCGCTCGGCGGCGGCACGTACACGGGCCTCGAAGCGGTGTCGAACAACGTCAACATGCTCGCCGAGCCGCGCGTGCCGAGCGGCAAGGTGACGATGTTCTACATGGCGACGTCGCTCGCGTTCACCGCGGGCGGCATCATCCTGCTCTACATGCTGTGGCACGCGAAGCCCGTCGAAGGGCAGACGCTCAACGCGGTCGTGTTCGGCAACGTGATCGACCATCTCGGGCTCGGCTCGTCGTTCGCTCGGCATGCGCTCCTCGCGGCCGTGCTCGCGTTCGAGGCGGGACTGCTGCTCGTCGGCGCGCAGACCGGTTTTCTCGACGGCCCGGCCGTGCTGTCGAACATGGCGTCCGATTCGTGGGTGCCGCGCCACTTCCGCGATCTGTCGACGCGGCTCGTCCGGCAGAACGGGATCGTCGTGATGGGCGTCGCGAGCTTGCTGATCCTCTGGTGGACGCACGGCAACGTCGACATCCTCGTCGTGCTGTACAGCATCAACGTGTTCCTGACGTTCAGCATGTCGCTGCTCGGCCTCTGCACGTACTGGTGGCGGCGCCGCCGCGAAGACGCCGGCTGGCTCAAGCATTTCGCGCTGTCGGCGCTCGGGCTGTCGGTGACGAGCGTCGTGCTCGTGATCACGCTCGTCGAGAAATTCACGGCGGGGGGCTGGCTGACGGTGCTCGTGACGAGCGCGGTGATCGCCGCGTGCCTGCTGATCAGGCGGCACTACTCGGACACCCGCGCGCAGCTCGCGAAGGAGGATGCGCTGTTCGGCGACGCGCCGCCCGCCGTCGACGACGCCGCCGCGCCCGGCAAGCCCGATCCGGCGCAGCCGACCGCGGTGCTGCTCGTCGGCAAGCATCGCGGCGCGAGCATGCATGCGCTCTTGTGGGTGAACCGGCTCTTCCCCGGGCATTTCCGCAACGTGATTTTTCTCGCGGTCGGCGAAGTCGACGCGAAGAGCTACGACGGCGAAGAGCATCTCGAGCGGCTGCGGCGCACGATCACGTCGTCGCTCGACTACTACGTCGCGCACTGCCGCCGCCACGGCATCGCGGCCGACTACCGGATCGCGTTCGGCACGCATCCGATCGTGGAATTCATGCGGCTCGCCGAGGAAACGATGGACGAGTTTCCGAACAGCGTCTGCTTCGCGAGCAAGCTGATCTTCAGGCGCGTGAACTTCCTGACCGCATGGCTGCACAACCAGACGCCCGTCGAACTGCAGGCGCGGCTGCACCAGCAGGGGCGGCAGATGGTGTTGCTGCCGATGAACGTCGGGTAG
- a CDS encoding acyl-CoA synthetase — MTQRFEEGLGRRDANYVPLTPIDFIARAAEVYGERLAVVHGDVRRTWSETYARARRLASALERAGVGRGDTVAALLPNIPQMIEAHFGVPMAGAVLNALNTRLDIPSMLFMLRHGEAKVLIVDTEFAEFAHRAALEVPGLTIVGVADAMPADPARFHGATDYEAFLEGGDPGYAWALPSDEWDAIALNYTSGTTGDPKGVVYHHRGAYLAAISNILEWDMPKHAVYLWTLPMFHCNGWCFPWAVAARAGVNVCLRKFDAKLVLDLIRRERVTHYSGAPIVQSAIANAPAEWRAGIAHEVHAFVAGAAPAPAVIAKMKEIGFDLTHVYGLTEVYGPATVCAKQPHWDALPDDEVAQLNARQGVRYHLQAGATVLDPDTMTPVPADGETIGEIMFRGNICMKGYLKNPHATDEAFAGGWFHTGDLGVLTPDGYIRIKDRRKDIIISGGENISSIEVEDALYRHPAVAVAAVVALPDPKWGEVPCAFVELRDGMTATEEEIIAHCRLLLAAYKIPKAVRFGELPKTSTGKIQKFQLRAQVGSSSAIDLAGAAGKKR, encoded by the coding sequence ATGACGCAGAGGTTCGAGGAGGGGCTGGGCAGGCGCGATGCGAATTACGTGCCGCTCACGCCGATCGATTTCATCGCGCGCGCGGCCGAGGTGTACGGCGAGCGCCTCGCCGTCGTGCACGGCGACGTGCGCCGCACGTGGAGCGAGACCTATGCGCGCGCGCGGCGGCTCGCGAGCGCGCTCGAACGCGCGGGCGTCGGGCGCGGCGACACGGTGGCCGCGCTGCTGCCGAACATCCCGCAGATGATCGAGGCGCACTTCGGCGTGCCGATGGCGGGCGCCGTCCTCAACGCGCTGAACACGCGGCTCGACATCCCGTCGATGCTCTTCATGCTGCGTCACGGCGAGGCGAAGGTGCTGATCGTCGACACCGAATTCGCGGAGTTCGCGCACCGCGCGGCGCTCGAGGTGCCGGGGCTCACGATCGTCGGCGTCGCCGACGCGATGCCCGCCGACCCGGCGCGTTTTCACGGCGCGACCGACTACGAGGCATTCCTCGAAGGCGGCGATCCGGGGTACGCGTGGGCGCTGCCGTCCGACGAATGGGATGCGATCGCGCTGAACTACACGTCGGGGACGACGGGCGATCCGAAGGGCGTCGTCTACCACCATCGCGGCGCGTATCTGGCCGCGATCAGCAACATCCTCGAATGGGACATGCCTAAGCACGCGGTCTACCTGTGGACGCTGCCGATGTTCCACTGCAACGGCTGGTGCTTTCCGTGGGCGGTCGCGGCGCGCGCGGGCGTGAACGTGTGCCTGCGCAAGTTCGACGCGAAGCTCGTGCTCGACCTGATCCGCCGCGAGCGCGTCACGCATTACAGCGGCGCGCCGATCGTGCAGAGCGCGATCGCGAACGCGCCGGCCGAATGGCGCGCGGGGATCGCGCACGAAGTGCATGCGTTCGTCGCGGGCGCGGCGCCCGCGCCCGCGGTGATCGCGAAAATGAAGGAGATCGGCTTCGACCTCACGCACGTGTACGGGCTCACCGAAGTATACGGGCCCGCGACCGTCTGCGCGAAGCAGCCGCACTGGGATGCGCTGCCCGACGACGAAGTCGCGCAGCTGAACGCGCGGCAGGGCGTGCGCTACCACCTGCAGGCGGGCGCGACGGTGCTCGATCCCGACACGATGACGCCGGTGCCGGCCGACGGCGAGACGATCGGCGAGATCATGTTCCGCGGCAACATCTGCATGAAGGGCTACCTGAAGAACCCGCATGCGACCGACGAGGCGTTCGCGGGCGGCTGGTTCCACACGGGCGACCTGGGCGTGCTGACGCCCGACGGCTACATCCGCATCAAGGACCGCCGCAAGGACATCATCATCTCGGGCGGCGAGAACATCTCGAGCATCGAGGTCGAGGACGCGCTGTACCGGCATCCGGCCGTCGCGGTCGCGGCCGTCGTCGCGCTGCCGGATCCGAAGTGGGGCGAGGTGCCGTGCGCGTTCGTCGAGCTGCGCGACGGAATGACGGCGACCGAGGAGGAGATCATCGCGCACTGCCGGCTGCTGCTCGCCGCATACAAGATTCCGAAGGCGGTGCGGTTCGGCGAGCTGCCGAAGACGTCGACCGGGAAGATCCAGAAATTCCAGTTGCGTGCGCAGGTCGGATCGAGTTCGGCGATCGATCTGGCGGGGGCGGCGGGGAAGAAGCGCTGA
- a CDS encoding Crp/Fnr family transcriptional regulator, translating to MTQTATQTQTQTPSPPPTFADTAAEPPIELPTEPIEPTEPIDTANLHALFSHCGWFNALAPEHRALVVAQSHAEYRDAGDWVARRQAPSEYWIGVHRGLVKLAIYNASGRGCTFSGVPSGGWFGEGSVIKRELRKYDVIAIQRSLVLFVPTATFHALLDSSLPFTGFVIRQLNNRMGEFIASIQNSRLLDVNARVAQSLAQLFNPDLYPDTGATLAISQEELGMLVGVSRQRINQALQHLERLGVLRIAYNQITVVDLPRLAAFGMEQI from the coding sequence CTGACGCAGACGGCGACGCAGACACAAACGCAAACGCCATCGCCGCCGCCGACGTTCGCCGACACCGCCGCCGAGCCGCCGATCGAGCTGCCGACCGAGCCGATCGAGCCGACCGAGCCGATCGACACCGCCAATCTCCACGCGCTCTTCTCCCACTGCGGCTGGTTCAACGCGCTCGCGCCCGAGCATCGGGCGCTCGTCGTCGCGCAATCGCATGCCGAGTATCGCGACGCGGGCGACTGGGTCGCGCGCCGGCAAGCGCCGTCCGAATACTGGATCGGCGTGCATCGCGGGCTCGTGAAGCTCGCGATCTACAACGCGTCCGGGCGCGGCTGCACGTTCTCCGGCGTGCCGTCGGGCGGCTGGTTCGGCGAAGGCAGCGTGATCAAGCGCGAGCTGCGCAAGTACGACGTGATCGCGATCCAGCGCTCGCTCGTGCTGTTCGTGCCGACGGCGACGTTCCACGCGCTCCTCGACAGCAGCCTGCCGTTCACCGGCTTCGTGATCCGCCAGTTGAACAACCGGATGGGCGAGTTCATCGCATCGATCCAGAACAGCCGGCTGCTCGACGTGAACGCGCGCGTCGCGCAGTCGCTCGCGCAGCTCTTCAATCCGGATCTGTATCCGGACACCGGCGCGACGCTCGCGATCTCGCAGGAGGAGCTCGGGATGCTGGTCGGCGTGTCGCGGCAGCGGATCAATCAGGCGCTCCAGCATCTCGAACGGCTCGGCGTGCTGCGCATCGCGTACAACCAGATCACGGTGGTCGATCTGCCGAGGCTCGCGGCGTTCGGGATGGAGCAGATCTGA